The following coding sequences lie in one Arthrobacter globiformis genomic window:
- a CDS encoding alpha/beta hydrolase family protein gives MARKIVRRGPKDYRRAELTDDGRRVRIDLDDYTKAHGDFALFDPAAERYTRVGEVTLIDEDQKFVERRIHPTGSGPATLGPVVDWTPDVFFEPSAVAGRFEEVHIPTAYGAAPAWLFEGKNADTWVIHIHGSWTDRSIMFRDVHAFSPLGFTSLVPSFRSDLEVSPPQAESSHLGQTEWRDVESAVAYAVAHGAQRIILSGWSMGGTIALLTAERSAYRDRIAGIVLVGPVTSWRKTITAGAEAAGVPAVGAGLVMSLLQAPPFAKMLGLEEPINFDALEWVDIPNRVSIPTLVLHSSADQEVPWEISAAFQRANPDTVTLIPLPEAHHTQEWNVSPHTFTNELTSWINKTILTEG, from the coding sequence ATGGCCCGCAAGATCGTCAGACGGGGCCCAAAGGATTACCGTCGCGCCGAGCTGACAGATGATGGCCGCAGAGTCCGCATCGACTTGGATGACTACACCAAAGCCCACGGCGACTTCGCCTTGTTCGACCCTGCGGCCGAGCGCTACACCAGGGTCGGCGAGGTCACCCTGATCGACGAGGATCAAAAGTTCGTGGAGCGTCGAATTCATCCGACGGGGTCCGGGCCGGCGACTTTGGGACCCGTAGTCGACTGGACGCCCGACGTGTTCTTCGAACCCTCCGCCGTGGCCGGGCGGTTTGAAGAGGTACACATCCCCACCGCCTACGGTGCGGCGCCGGCATGGCTATTCGAAGGCAAGAACGCGGACACATGGGTGATCCACATCCATGGCAGCTGGACCGACCGCTCGATCATGTTCCGGGACGTCCACGCTTTCAGCCCCTTGGGATTCACCTCCTTGGTGCCCTCATTCCGCAGCGACCTGGAGGTCAGCCCACCACAGGCCGAATCGAGCCACCTTGGTCAAACAGAATGGCGAGACGTGGAAAGCGCTGTGGCCTACGCCGTGGCTCACGGAGCGCAGCGAATCATCCTCTCGGGCTGGTCAATGGGTGGGACGATCGCCCTGCTCACAGCGGAGCGCAGCGCCTACCGTGACCGGATCGCCGGGATCGTCCTGGTAGGACCGGTCACGAGCTGGCGTAAGACCATCACGGCAGGAGCGGAGGCCGCCGGCGTGCCTGCGGTAGGTGCCGGCCTTGTCATGTCCTTGCTGCAGGCTCCCCCATTCGCGAAGATGCTCGGGCTGGAAGAACCGATCAACTTCGATGCCCTTGAATGGGTCGACATACCTAACCGGGTGTCAATCCCTACCCTGGTCCTGCACTCGAGCGCGGATCAGGAGGTTCCCTGGGAAATTTCGGCGGCGTTCCAACGCGCGAACCCCGACACCGTCACCCTGATTCCCTTACCTGAGGCGCACCACACCCAGGAGTGGAATGTGTCACCTCACACCTTCACCAACGAACTCACGAGTTGGATCAACAAAACGATCCTGACCGAAGGCTAG
- a CDS encoding CHAP domain-containing protein, which produces MQRKSLGLVALLVVPGLLFGLVFSILLLLAPAKPAAADCGPTVSVTINGDTKVDGYSQEQLKNAAAILGAGKALNLPVKGQMISIMVALGESELRVLDYGDDAGPDSRGLFQQRGNGAWGSYSDRMDPTISATNFIKALQKVDGWELLEPTIAGNKVQRNADPYHYQKYWPEAVKLVQALSNGKFSLEGTGCIIPGKSGAGDDYPWKDSPTWMQVGVNDVSTSPLNFYYRECVDFALWRVNQQMGSTSAPFKFLNGTFRPDGQRLGSALTWKAGWDAKGWATGNTPRVGAVVWYAPGAGGADPTYGHVAVVKEVKDNGTYVEEGYNGNPPPDDHNYYTRTVSNTVPSAFLYLPTQEEKK; this is translated from the coding sequence ATGCAGCGGAAGTCACTTGGCCTCGTGGCGCTGCTCGTGGTCCCTGGCCTCTTGTTCGGGCTGGTTTTCTCCATACTCTTGCTCCTTGCCCCGGCCAAGCCCGCCGCTGCCGACTGCGGCCCGACCGTCTCAGTGACTATCAACGGCGACACCAAAGTCGATGGCTATTCCCAGGAGCAGTTGAAGAATGCTGCGGCAATCCTAGGCGCCGGCAAGGCGCTGAATCTGCCCGTAAAGGGCCAGATGATCAGCATCATGGTTGCCCTGGGGGAGTCGGAGCTGCGTGTCTTGGACTACGGCGATGATGCCGGCCCCGATTCCCGGGGGCTGTTCCAGCAGCGCGGCAACGGCGCGTGGGGCTCGTACTCGGACCGGATGGACCCGACCATCAGCGCCACGAACTTCATCAAGGCCCTGCAGAAGGTGGACGGCTGGGAGCTGCTGGAGCCGACCATCGCCGGCAACAAGGTCCAGCGCAACGCCGACCCGTACCACTACCAGAAGTACTGGCCCGAGGCCGTCAAGCTCGTCCAGGCACTTTCGAACGGGAAGTTCTCGCTGGAAGGCACTGGCTGCATCATCCCGGGGAAGTCCGGCGCCGGGGATGACTACCCGTGGAAAGACTCGCCGACCTGGATGCAGGTCGGAGTCAACGACGTCAGCACTTCACCGCTTAACTTCTACTACCGGGAGTGCGTGGACTTCGCCCTCTGGCGGGTGAACCAGCAGATGGGATCCACCAGCGCCCCGTTCAAGTTCCTCAACGGCACCTTCCGCCCGGACGGGCAGCGTCTCGGTTCAGCCCTTACCTGGAAAGCCGGCTGGGACGCCAAGGGCTGGGCCACCGGCAACACGCCCCGAGTCGGTGCAGTCGTATGGTACGCGCCCGGTGCCGGGGGAGCGGACCCGACCTATGGACACGTCGCCGTGGTCAAGGAAGTCAAAGACAACGGGACCTACGTCGAAGAGGGCTACAACGGCAACCCGCCACCGGATGACCACAACTACTACACCCGGACTGTCAGCAACACCGTCCCCTCAGCCTTCCTGTACCTGCCCACCCAAGAGGAGAAAAAGTGA